From Actinosynnema mirum DSM 43827, a single genomic window includes:
- a CDS encoding helix-turn-helix transcriptional regulator, which produces MSLVESEHLLDRALALLAESARGRGQVVHISGPGASGKTTLLRAFADRAPDDPLLLSATCSRAERTLRGGVLAQLAAGLPDGQSERSLRLDLDQPDGPSAQDSPQAIREACEQLLEIARRRPVAITVDDVEHADLLSLQALLYLLRRIDTARMIVVLTESDHSRRVNALFRAELTRMSRFTGMRLSPLSPRGVAQVITRELDPATAATASALTVHAVSGGNPLLVKALLQDHRAASLGGAEHTADDAVVIGEAFRRAVLACLHRWDPELLEVVRAVAVLGENATPELLCRFPELTTAATEAVTSLNSSGLLDDGRFRHPAVRAAVLGDIGADELTELHQRAAELLYVEGLPSGDIATHLVAAGAATAPWSVSVLRDAADSALVEQRLDHAADCLKLARAACPADDEPGQAALLAALAAVQWRTTPSVVARHLPALAEAAERGHLDPRDTGALLRYQLWHGRRAEAGTTLRRMEEAAARPGSPVLAEHRVLRDWVRWQHPTVAAAARPATGDRRSALARDHQEDLLAAAEWVLRNRWMPDSAPELVVHALMTLAACGALARAKHWHDALREELGTGQNTTWKATLADARAHIALLEGDLAGAERQARLALATLSPRNWGQAIASPLAALVLATSTAGKHDEAESQLKRSVPVTVRDTWHWAVYLRARGHAHLAAGRPHAALADFEECGELAVHWDLDLPALLPWRSDVVLAQFALGRGDRAAELVLAQLDRPTADLPRVRGASLRALSRSAELKQRLPMLRESVALLQGCGDQVELSLALAALGSTHHALGEFGAAEVVAKRAVRTAEACGAGALCRAALPAGLVLDGTPTTPETETTAETAPAAEPDDLATLSTAERRVAALAAMGHTNREIGRKLYITISTVEQHLTRVYRKLKVRRRADLPTGLPLEALSAWGAETAVGAARPGASHRA; this is translated from the coding sequence ATGAGCCTCGTTGAGAGCGAGCACCTGCTGGATCGAGCCCTCGCGCTGTTAGCCGAGAGCGCTCGCGGCCGGGGGCAGGTCGTGCACATCAGCGGCCCCGGCGCCAGCGGCAAGACCACCCTGCTCCGGGCGTTCGCCGACCGCGCCCCCGACGACCCGCTGCTGCTGAGCGCCACCTGCTCGCGCGCCGAGCGCACCCTGCGCGGCGGCGTGCTCGCCCAGCTCGCCGCGGGCCTGCCCGACGGCCAGTCCGAGCGCTCCCTGCGGCTCGACCTCGACCAGCCCGACGGCCCGTCCGCGCAGGACTCCCCGCAGGCGATCCGCGAGGCGTGCGAACAACTCCTGGAGATCGCCCGCCGCCGCCCCGTCGCCATCACCGTGGACGACGTCGAGCACGCCGACCTGCTCAGCCTCCAGGCGCTGCTGTACCTGCTGCGCCGGATCGACACCGCGCGAATGATCGTCGTGCTCACCGAGTCCGACCACTCGCGCCGCGTCAACGCCCTGTTCCGCGCCGAGCTCACCCGCATGTCCCGCTTCACCGGGATGCGCCTGTCCCCGCTGTCCCCGCGCGGCGTCGCCCAGGTCATCACCAGGGAGCTGGACCCGGCCACCGCCGCCACCGCCTCCGCCCTCACCGTGCACGCCGTCAGCGGCGGGAACCCGCTGCTGGTCAAGGCGCTGCTCCAGGACCACCGCGCGGCCTCCCTCGGCGGGGCCGAGCACACCGCCGACGACGCCGTCGTCATCGGCGAGGCGTTCCGCAGGGCCGTCCTGGCCTGCCTGCACCGCTGGGACCCCGAGCTGCTGGAGGTCGTGCGCGCCGTCGCCGTCCTCGGCGAGAACGCCACCCCCGAGCTGCTCTGCCGCTTCCCCGAGCTCACCACCGCCGCCACCGAGGCCGTCACCTCCCTCAACAGCTCGGGCCTGCTCGACGACGGCCGCTTCCGGCACCCCGCCGTGCGCGCCGCCGTCCTCGGCGACATCGGCGCCGACGAGCTGACCGAGCTGCACCAGCGCGCCGCCGAGCTGCTCTACGTGGAGGGCCTGCCCAGCGGCGACATCGCCACCCACCTGGTCGCCGCGGGCGCGGCCACCGCCCCCTGGTCGGTGTCCGTGCTCCGCGACGCCGCCGACAGCGCCCTGGTCGAGCAGCGGCTCGACCACGCCGCCGACTGCCTCAAGCTGGCCCGCGCCGCCTGCCCCGCCGACGACGAGCCGGGCCAGGCCGCCCTGCTCGCCGCGCTCGCCGCCGTCCAGTGGCGAACAACGCCGTCCGTGGTCGCCAGGCACCTGCCCGCGCTCGCCGAGGCCGCCGAGCGCGGCCACCTCGACCCGCGCGACACCGGCGCCCTGCTGCGCTACCAGCTCTGGCACGGCCGCCGCGCCGAGGCCGGGACCACCCTGCGCCGCATGGAGGAGGCCGCCGCCAGGCCCGGCAGCCCCGTCCTGGCCGAGCACCGCGTGCTGCGCGACTGGGTCCGCTGGCAGCACCCGACCGTGGCCGCCGCCGCCCGCCCCGCCACCGGGGACCGCCGCTCCGCGCTCGCCCGCGACCACCAGGAGGACCTCCTGGCCGCCGCCGAGTGGGTCCTGCGCAACCGGTGGATGCCCGACAGCGCCCCGGAACTGGTCGTGCACGCCCTCATGACGCTCGCCGCGTGCGGGGCCCTCGCCCGCGCGAAGCACTGGCACGACGCGCTGCGCGAGGAGCTGGGCACCGGCCAGAACACCACCTGGAAGGCCACCCTCGCCGACGCCCGCGCCCACATCGCCCTGCTGGAGGGCGACCTGGCGGGCGCCGAGCGCCAGGCCCGCCTCGCCCTGGCCACCCTGTCCCCGCGCAACTGGGGCCAGGCCATCGCCTCCCCGCTCGCCGCGCTCGTGCTCGCCACCTCCACGGCGGGCAAGCACGACGAGGCCGAGTCCCAGCTCAAGCGCAGCGTCCCGGTGACCGTGCGCGACACCTGGCACTGGGCGGTGTACCTGCGCGCCAGGGGCCACGCCCACCTGGCCGCCGGTCGCCCGCACGCCGCGCTCGCCGACTTCGAGGAGTGCGGCGAGCTGGCCGTGCACTGGGACCTGGACCTGCCCGCGCTGCTGCCGTGGCGCTCGGACGTCGTCCTCGCCCAGTTCGCCCTGGGCCGGGGAGACCGCGCCGCCGAGCTGGTCCTCGCCCAGCTCGACCGCCCCACCGCCGACCTGCCGAGGGTGCGCGGCGCCTCGCTGCGCGCCCTGTCCCGCTCGGCGGAGCTCAAGCAGAGACTGCCCATGCTGCGCGAGTCCGTAGCCCTGCTGCAGGGCTGCGGCGACCAGGTGGAGCTCTCCCTCGCCCTGGCCGCCCTGGGCTCGACCCACCACGCCCTGGGCGAGTTCGGCGCCGCCGAGGTCGTCGCCAAGCGCGCCGTCCGCACCGCGGAGGCCTGCGGCGCGGGCGCCCTGTGCCGCGCAGCCCTGCCCGCAGGACTGGTCCTGGACGGCACGCCCACCACCCCCGAGACCGAGACCACCGCCGAGACCGCTCCCGCGGCCGAACCCGACGACCTCGCCACCCTCAGCACCGCCGAGCGCAGGGTCGCCGCGCTGGCGGCCATGGGCCACACCAACCGCGAGATCGGCCGCAAGCTCTACATCACCATCAGCACCGTCGAGCAGCACCTGACCAGGGTCTACCGCAAGCTGAAGGTCCGCCGCCGCGCCGACCTGCCCACCGGCCTGCCGCTGGAAGCGCTCTCCGCCTGGGGCGCCGAGACGGCGGTGGGCGCGGCCAGACCAGGCGCGTCACACCGCGCGTGA
- a CDS encoding ABC transporter ATP-binding protein: MFGNRRREPQGGGSARAAVRLDSVRKTYGKGENAVEALRGVDISFGYGSFTAVMGPSGSGKSTLLQCAAGLDVPTTGAVILDGVDLTGKNEVALTELRRERVGFIFQSFNLLPALTVEQNITLPLKLAGRRIDHGRVADVIRRVGLDQRRGHLPSELSGGQQQRVAIARALVAEPPVVFADEPTGALDTRTALEVLDLLRESVMVTGQTIIMVTHDPVAASHADNVVFLIDGQVISDIHNPTPEAVADRMTHLTALVEQPRRSFDLSSSANQRGPRGEY; this comes from the coding sequence ATGTTCGGCAACAGGCGCAGGGAACCACAGGGCGGCGGGAGCGCCAGGGCGGCCGTGCGCCTGGACTCCGTCCGCAAGACCTACGGCAAGGGCGAGAACGCCGTCGAGGCGCTGCGGGGGGTCGACATCTCGTTCGGCTACGGCAGCTTCACCGCCGTCATGGGCCCGTCCGGCTCGGGCAAGAGCACCCTGCTGCAGTGCGCGGCCGGTCTCGACGTCCCGACCACCGGCGCGGTGATCCTGGACGGCGTCGACCTCACCGGCAAGAACGAGGTGGCCCTGACCGAGCTGCGCCGCGAGCGCGTCGGGTTCATCTTCCAGAGCTTCAACCTCCTGCCCGCGCTCACCGTGGAGCAGAACATCACGCTCCCGCTCAAGCTCGCCGGCCGCCGCATCGACCACGGCCGCGTCGCCGACGTGATCCGCCGGGTCGGTCTCGACCAGCGCCGCGGCCACCTGCCGAGCGAGCTGTCCGGCGGTCAGCAGCAGCGCGTCGCGATCGCCCGCGCCCTGGTGGCCGAGCCGCCCGTCGTGTTCGCGGACGAGCCCACCGGCGCCCTCGACACCCGCACCGCGCTGGAGGTCCTGGACCTGCTGCGCGAGTCCGTCATGGTCACCGGCCAGACCATCATCATGGTCACCCACGACCCGGTCGCCGCCTCGCACGCCGACAACGTCGTGTTCCTCATCGACGGCCAGGTCATCAGCGACATCCACAACCCCACCCCCGAGGCCGTCGCCGACCGGATGACGCACCTCACCGCGCTCGTCGAGCAGCCCCGCCGCTCCTTCGACCTCAGCTCCAGCGCGAACCAGCGCGGCCCCAGGGGTGAGTACTGA
- a CDS encoding FtsX-like permease family protein encodes MWGLALRTLRFRKSAFVATFIAVMLGSGLVIASAGLMETAIRIAVPAERTAAAPVVVSGRQAYLVPNEDPNDLKNMKTVALAERQWLPEDLAGELESVNGVERVVGETNIAATVVRDGKPVQVGAQSLGHDWASAELGPYRITDGAEPTGNRDVVLDSATAQLAGVKVGDEVDVLTKGKPSAFTVSGLTSPARNDPQSLLFFSSEAIPSLGLRGGDISAYGLFLKPGADVDTVLETVEDKLAGQPYIVLADGDRGVAEHPEAVGGRAQLIPLAGVFGGMAVFIAMFVVSGTLSLSIQQRQREVATLRAIGATPKQVRRMIVGEAFFISVIAALLGCLPGWLIGPLLFSLVSDAGVISPVVEHHQGFLAYLIGPLVALLTALVAARITSSRASKVNPAEALAEAAVQRKWVTFPRVFFAVIFFAMGIALFIVTGTVMTGPVASATAGPAVMAWALALALISPGLTKVLGKLLSIPVRAFSGIEGYLANNNMKLRSIRMAAAVTPVMLAVGIALANFYTSTTQEAAAVKWFAEDLRADAVVSSTTGGFDPSVVEQVRQVEGVEAASHYTTSAGWIDKPYDGSHVESPWPIQGVDAQNASLITGITPVEGDLAKLTGDTAVLPVEQAADMNVGIGDKVTLRMGDRTPAEVTIVALYEAKSGYESIVVPATLAAKHSTTGMVRQILVAGKEGTGTDALATAVAEKVANIPGAVVGDRDTIITPAEGSKTQTWVNYLLVGLVSGYALISVANTLVTATASRKRELGVQRLIGSTPRQVMWMLGIEASVIATIGIILGSVASIATLMPFSIVVLESPFPSGSVFIFLGVAVGAFALTLGATLLPARKLLRIPPAEAAKAAD; translated from the coding sequence ATGTGGGGTCTTGCCCTGCGCACCCTGCGCTTCCGCAAGAGCGCGTTCGTCGCGACCTTCATCGCGGTCATGCTCGGCTCCGGCCTGGTCATCGCCAGCGCGGGCCTGATGGAGACCGCCATCCGCATCGCCGTCCCGGCGGAGCGCACCGCCGCCGCGCCCGTCGTGGTCAGCGGCAGGCAGGCCTACCTCGTGCCGAACGAGGACCCGAACGACCTCAAGAACATGAAGACCGTCGCGCTGGCCGAGCGCCAGTGGCTGCCCGAGGACCTGGCCGGTGAGCTGGAGTCCGTCAACGGCGTCGAGCGCGTCGTCGGCGAGACCAACATCGCCGCCACCGTCGTCCGCGACGGCAAGCCCGTCCAGGTCGGCGCGCAGTCCCTCGGCCACGACTGGGCTTCCGCCGAGCTGGGCCCGTACCGCATCACCGACGGCGCCGAGCCCACCGGCAACCGAGACGTCGTCCTGGACAGCGCCACCGCCCAGCTCGCCGGCGTCAAAGTCGGCGACGAGGTCGACGTCCTCACCAAGGGCAAGCCGAGCGCCTTCACCGTCTCCGGCCTCACCTCGCCCGCCCGCAACGACCCCCAGTCCCTGCTCTTCTTCTCCTCCGAGGCCATCCCCTCCCTCGGCCTGCGCGGCGGCGACATCAGCGCCTACGGCCTGTTCCTCAAGCCCGGCGCCGACGTCGACACCGTCCTGGAGACCGTGGAGGACAAGCTCGCGGGCCAGCCGTACATCGTCCTGGCCGACGGCGACCGAGGCGTGGCGGAGCACCCGGAAGCCGTAGGCGGCCGGGCCCAGTTGATCCCCCTCGCCGGCGTCTTCGGCGGCATGGCGGTCTTCATCGCCATGTTCGTGGTCAGCGGAACCCTCAGCCTCTCCATCCAGCAGCGCCAGCGCGAGGTGGCGACCCTGCGCGCCATCGGCGCCACCCCCAAGCAGGTCCGCCGCATGATCGTCGGCGAGGCGTTCTTCATCTCCGTCATCGCCGCCCTCCTCGGCTGCCTCCCCGGCTGGCTGATCGGCCCCCTGCTCTTCTCCCTGGTCTCCGACGCAGGCGTCATCTCCCCGGTGGTCGAGCACCACCAGGGCTTCCTCGCCTACCTGATCGGCCCACTCGTCGCCCTGCTCACCGCCCTGGTGGCGGCCCGCATCACCAGCTCCCGCGCCTCCAAGGTCAACCCGGCCGAGGCCCTCGCGGAAGCGGCCGTGCAGCGCAAGTGGGTCACCTTCCCCAGGGTGTTCTTCGCGGTGATCTTCTTCGCGATGGGCATCGCCCTCTTCATCGTCACCGGCACCGTCATGACGGGCCCGGTCGCCTCCGCCACCGCAGGCCCCGCGGTCATGGCCTGGGCCCTCGCCCTCGCCCTGATCAGCCCCGGCCTCACCAAGGTCCTCGGCAAGCTCCTGTCCATCCCGGTCAGGGCCTTCAGCGGCATCGAGGGCTACCTGGCGAACAACAACATGAAGCTCCGCTCGATCCGCATGGCCGCCGCGGTCACCCCCGTGATGCTCGCGGTGGGCATCGCCCTGGCGAACTTCTACACCTCCACCACCCAGGAGGCCGCGGCGGTCAAGTGGTTCGCGGAAGACCTCCGCGCCGACGCGGTCGTCTCCTCCACCACCGGCGGCTTCGACCCGAGCGTCGTGGAGCAGGTCCGCCAGGTCGAGGGCGTGGAAGCAGCCTCCCACTACACCACCAGCGCCGGTTGGATCGACAAGCCCTACGACGGCTCCCACGTCGAGAGCCCCTGGCCCATCCAGGGCGTGGACGCCCAGAACGCGTCCCTGATCACCGGGATCACCCCGGTGGAAGGCGACCTCGCCAAGCTCACCGGCGACACCGCGGTCCTCCCCGTGGAGCAGGCGGCGGACATGAACGTGGGCATCGGCGACAAGGTCACCCTCCGCATGGGCGACCGCACCCCCGCCGAGGTCACCATCGTCGCCCTCTACGAGGCGAAGAGCGGCTACGAGAGCATCGTCGTCCCGGCAACCCTGGCCGCGAAGCACAGCACCACGGGCATGGTCCGCCAGATCCTGGTGGCGGGCAAGGAAGGCACCGGCACCGACGCCCTGGCAACCGCTGTGGCCGAGAAGGTCGCGAACATCCCAGGCGCCGTAGTGGGCGACCGCGACACCATCATCACCCCGGCAGAGGGCAGCAAGACCCAAACCTGGGTCAACTACCTCCTCGTGGGCCTGGTGAGCGGCTACGCCCTGATCTCCGTGGCGAACACCCTCGTCACCGCGACGGCGTCCCGCAAGCGCGAACTGGGCGTCCAGCGCCTGATCGGCTCAACCCCACGCCAGGTCATGTGGATGCTGGGCATCGAGGCCTCGGTGATCGCCACCATCGGCATCATCCTCGGCTCGGTCGCCTCCATCGCCACCCTGATGCCGTTCAGCATCGTGGTCCTGGAAAGCCCGTTCCCCTCAGGCTCGGTCTTCATCTTCCTGGGCGTGGCAGTGGGCGCCTTCGCCCTAACCCTGGGCGCAACCCTGCTCCCCGCAAGGAAACTCCTCCGCATCCCCCCGGCGGAAGCAGCGAAGGCCGCCGACTAG
- a CDS encoding response regulator transcription factor, which translates to MRVVLAEDLYLLRQGLVQLLESHGFEVVAAVDNGPELLAVLVKERPDVAVVDVRLPPTFTDEGIQAALEARRQVPGLPVLVLSQHVESLYARELLADGAGGIGYLLKDRVFNSDQFVDAVRRVAAGGTSMDPQVISRLLAGNARRGPMAMLTQREREVLALMAEGFSNAAVGQQLVISQGAVAKHTTSIFTKLGLNQSDDHNRRVRAVLAYLNDKNPNPAGEQPRR; encoded by the coding sequence GTGCGCGTCGTCCTCGCCGAGGACCTCTATCTACTGAGGCAAGGTCTGGTCCAACTGCTGGAGTCCCACGGGTTCGAGGTGGTGGCCGCGGTGGACAACGGGCCGGAGTTGTTGGCGGTGCTGGTGAAGGAGCGGCCCGATGTGGCCGTGGTGGACGTTCGGTTGCCGCCCACGTTCACCGATGAGGGGATCCAGGCCGCGCTGGAGGCTCGGAGGCAGGTTCCAGGGCTTCCGGTTCTGGTGCTGTCGCAGCACGTTGAGAGCTTGTACGCGCGGGAGTTGTTGGCGGACGGGGCTGGGGGGATCGGGTACCTGTTGAAGGACCGGGTGTTCAACAGCGACCAGTTCGTGGACGCGGTTCGGCGGGTTGCGGCGGGTGGGACGTCGATGGATCCGCAGGTGATCTCGCGGTTGTTGGCCGGGAACGCTCGGCGTGGGCCCATGGCGATGTTGACGCAGCGGGAGCGGGAAGTGCTGGCGTTGATGGCCGAGGGGTTTTCGAACGCGGCCGTCGGGCAGCAGTTGGTGATCAGCCAGGGGGCTGTCGCCAAGCACACGACCAGTATTTTCACGAAGTTGGGGTTGAACCAGTCCGATGATCACAATCGGCGGGTTCGGGCGGTTTTGGCTTATTTGAACGATAAGAACCCCAACCCGGCCGGGGAGCAGCCCCGACGGTAG
- a CDS encoding sensor histidine kinase — MDSPWSEHPRLALRATAQGLLLVASAFASLVVVILTVLSVAFLVLGVGVLLVPVAVTALRWTANQSRRLASAAGVEIVRPYLPRPEPPEGVLDVVHRTYWLLRDPATWRDLGWAVGNTFLGFLAGLFPVTTLAYAVQCTVVTGSAWAFFGDAGEWFLGIFMPFGGVPGMVLSLGIGVVSLATWLFGSHWVVRGHALLTNALLSPTRRALLADRVQELSDTRTEIIDVQAAELRRIERDLHDGAQARLVAIGMKLGAADRYLESDVDAVRTLLLEAREASVKALEELRNLVRGIHPPLLAERGLGAAIEALALESPLDVELAVDLPRRLYAPLESAAYFAVSELLTNAAKHSNARHVGIVARLTEEKLIISVSDDGRGGASVNGGTGLRGIARRCASFDGSLDVRSPVGGPTVAILELPCASSSPRTSIY; from the coding sequence ATGGACAGCCCCTGGAGTGAGCACCCGCGCCTGGCGTTGCGCGCCACGGCGCAGGGGCTGCTGCTCGTGGCCAGCGCGTTCGCGTCGCTGGTGGTGGTGATCCTGACGGTGCTGTCGGTCGCGTTCCTGGTGCTGGGCGTGGGTGTGCTGCTGGTGCCGGTGGCGGTGACCGCGCTGCGGTGGACGGCCAACCAGAGCAGGCGGCTGGCCAGTGCGGCCGGGGTGGAGATCGTGCGGCCCTACCTGCCTCGGCCCGAGCCGCCCGAGGGTGTGCTGGACGTGGTGCACCGGACGTACTGGTTGCTGCGGGACCCGGCCACGTGGCGGGACTTGGGGTGGGCGGTCGGGAACACGTTCCTGGGGTTCCTGGCCGGGTTGTTCCCGGTGACGACGCTCGCGTACGCGGTGCAGTGCACGGTGGTGACGGGATCGGCCTGGGCGTTCTTCGGGGACGCCGGGGAGTGGTTCCTGGGGATCTTCATGCCGTTCGGGGGCGTGCCGGGGATGGTGCTGTCCCTGGGCATCGGGGTCGTGTCGTTGGCGACGTGGCTGTTCGGGTCGCACTGGGTGGTGCGGGGGCACGCGCTGCTGACCAACGCGCTGCTGTCGCCGACGCGGCGCGCGCTGCTGGCGGATCGGGTGCAGGAGTTGTCGGACACGCGGACCGAGATCATCGACGTGCAGGCTGCGGAGCTGCGGCGGATCGAGCGGGATCTGCACGACGGGGCGCAGGCGCGGCTGGTGGCGATCGGGATGAAGCTGGGGGCGGCGGACCGGTACCTGGAGTCCGATGTGGACGCGGTGCGGACGTTGCTGCTGGAGGCGCGCGAGGCGTCGGTGAAGGCGTTGGAGGAGTTGCGGAACCTGGTTCGGGGCATCCACCCGCCGCTGCTCGCGGAGCGGGGGTTGGGGGCGGCGATCGAGGCTCTGGCGTTGGAGAGCCCGTTGGACGTGGAGCTGGCGGTGGACTTGCCGAGGCGGTTGTACGCGCCGTTGGAGTCGGCGGCGTACTTCGCGGTGTCGGAGCTGCTGACGAACGCGGCGAAGCACTCGAACGCCCGGCACGTGGGGATCGTGGCCCGGTTGACCGAGGAGAAGCTGATCATCTCGGTGAGCGACGACGGGCGTGGTGGGGCGAGTGTGAACGGGGGGACTGGGCTGCGGGGGATCGCGCGTCGGTGCGCGTCGTTCGACGGTAGCCTTGATGTTCGGAGTCCGGTCGGGGGACCAACTGTCGCGATCTTGGAGCTGCCGTGCGCGTCGTCCTCGCCGAGGACCTCTATCTACTGA
- a CDS encoding GDSL-type esterase/lipase family protein produces the protein MPRKTLTLTTTTAAAATLLLLLLSASILLATSTTRDPMDPRETAVVSLGDSAMAGEGAGDYTHDTNGANGNWCHRSPHALVHHTALATHSFNLACSGADSTNVSLADTTHNTEGSQARRLTALAKRYRVTTVLVQVGANDAPQFAETVVSCVLAWLNPFGKGCREDLRKSWPSRLNAMTPKVETALRDIRTAMTEAGYTEADYTLILLSYASPVTEKIDRFRSVAQGCPLKPEDAAYGRLEAVPQLSDALRGAAERTNTRFLDLSRAAEGHEACSQGDDPTNEWQRRLTITPEALRDLAQAPEDAVLRAAQQSFHPTAQGYAHMATCTAEFATTTRKTALCVPENNTLRLADG, from the coding sequence TTGCCACGCAAAACTCTCACCCTGACCACCACCACCGCAGCAGCTGCCACCCTGCTCCTGCTCCTGCTCTCAGCCAGCATCCTCCTCGCCACCTCCACGACCCGCGACCCGATGGACCCCCGCGAAACCGCGGTGGTCTCCCTGGGCGACAGCGCCATGGCAGGCGAGGGCGCGGGCGACTACACCCACGACACCAACGGCGCGAACGGCAACTGGTGCCACCGCTCCCCGCACGCCCTGGTCCACCACACCGCCCTGGCCACCCACTCGTTCAACCTGGCCTGCTCGGGCGCGGACTCGACCAACGTCTCCCTGGCCGACACCACCCACAACACCGAGGGCTCCCAGGCCCGCAGACTCACCGCCCTGGCCAAGCGGTACCGCGTGACCACGGTCCTGGTCCAGGTAGGCGCCAACGACGCCCCCCAGTTCGCCGAAACCGTGGTCTCCTGCGTCCTGGCCTGGCTCAACCCCTTCGGCAAGGGCTGCCGCGAAGACCTCCGCAAATCCTGGCCATCCCGCCTCAACGCGATGACCCCCAAAGTCGAAACCGCCCTGCGCGACATCCGAACCGCCATGACCGAGGCCGGCTACACCGAGGCCGACTACACCCTGATCCTGCTCTCCTACGCCTCCCCGGTGACCGAGAAGATCGACCGCTTCCGCAGCGTCGCCCAGGGCTGCCCCCTGAAACCAGAAGACGCCGCCTACGGCAGGCTGGAAGCCGTCCCCCAACTCTCAGACGCCCTACGCGGCGCGGCAGAACGCACCAACACCCGCTTCCTGGACCTCTCAAGAGCAGCCGAGGGCCACGAGGCGTGCAGCCAGGGCGACGACCCGACCAACGAGTGGCAACGCAGACTGACCATCACCCCGGAAGCCCTCCGCGACCTGGCCCAAGCCCCGGAAGACGCAGTCCTGCGCGCAGCCCAGCAGTCCTTCCACCCCACCGCGCAGGGCTACGCCCACATGGCGACCTGCACCGCGGAATTCGCCACCACCACCCGCAAAACCGCCCTGTGCGTCCCCGAGAACAACACCCTCCGCCTCGCAGACGGCTGA
- a CDS encoding glycoside hydrolase family 43 protein, with the protein MTHRPAFRRTALAALVALALALLTTPSAATTPSAQTYAGYLFAYFLGEGTPTGERVYLATSRGNDPLRYDTLNNGAPVLTSTTGTTGARDPFLMRKRDGGFLLITTDAKMHNGPSWDHAQRHGSRNIVIWESPDLVTWSAPRLAEVGDDTVGNVWAPEVFYDPATRRHVVFWASNLYPRTDPQHTGPSYNRVLYSTTTDFRTFSPQRVWIDPGHAVIDTTVVTDRGQFFRFTKDEREQSQAPCGKFVFQERGRSFFGPYGKVADCLGRGDIAMGEGATLFQDNNSGRWHMFVDEFLGRGYVPFETDDLASGRWTPSAAAELPTGSRHGSVLPVTADELSRVRAAHPNG; encoded by the coding sequence ATGACCCACCGCCCCGCGTTCCGCAGGACCGCCCTCGCCGCGCTCGTCGCCCTCGCCCTCGCTCTCCTCACCACCCCCTCCGCCGCCACCACCCCCTCCGCCCAGACCTACGCCGGCTACCTCTTCGCCTACTTCCTCGGCGAGGGCACCCCCACCGGCGAGCGCGTCTACCTCGCCACCAGCCGCGGAAACGACCCCCTCCGCTACGACACCCTCAACAACGGCGCCCCCGTCCTCACCTCCACCACCGGCACCACCGGCGCCCGCGACCCGTTCCTCATGCGCAAGCGCGACGGCGGTTTCCTCCTCATCACCACCGACGCCAAGATGCACAACGGCCCCTCCTGGGACCACGCCCAGCGCCACGGCAGCCGCAACATCGTCATCTGGGAGTCGCCCGACCTGGTCACCTGGTCGGCTCCCCGCCTCGCCGAGGTCGGGGACGACACGGTCGGCAACGTCTGGGCCCCCGAGGTCTTCTACGACCCCGCCACCCGGCGCCACGTCGTCTTCTGGGCCTCGAACCTCTACCCCCGCACCGACCCCCAGCACACCGGCCCCAGCTACAACCGCGTCCTCTACTCCACCACCACCGACTTCCGGACCTTCAGCCCCCAGCGCGTCTGGATCGACCCCGGCCACGCCGTCATCGACACCACCGTCGTCACCGACCGGGGCCAGTTCTTCCGGTTCACCAAGGATGAGCGCGAGCAGTCCCAGGCGCCGTGCGGGAAGTTCGTGTTCCAGGAGCGTGGCCGCTCGTTCTTCGGCCCCTACGGCAAGGTCGCCGACTGCCTCGGCCGGGGCGACATCGCGATGGGGGAGGGGGCGACCCTGTTCCAGGACAACAACTCCGGGCGCTGGCACATGTTCGTCGACGAGTTCCTCGGGCGCGGCTACGTCCCGTTCGAGACCGACGACCTCGCCTCCGGCCGCTGGACGCCCTCCGCCGCCGCCGAGCTGCCCACCGGCAGCAGGCACGGCTCGGTGCTCCCGGTCACCGCCGACGAGCTGAGCCGCGTCCGCGCCGCCCACCCCAACGGATGA